In the genome of Natronomonas salina, the window GTCCGACGTCGTCTCCGACGAGGAACTGGACGGCGCCGACGCCGTCGAGGGGCGCGACCCTCTGGCCGGCGACGCCGCCGGTGGACTGGCCGGTTCGGGCGGCGAGGTGGTCAGCGAACCGTCCGAGGCGGACCCCGACATCGCGGAGCTCCGCGAGCAGCTCAACGACCAGTTCGAATCCATCAAGATCGTCGAGCCGGGCCAGTACGAGCTCAACCTGATGGAGCTGTACGACCGCGAGGAGTACATCATCGCACTCCAGGAGAACGGCCGGTACGTCATCCAGGTCCCCGAGCAGTGGATCGGCGACCAGCCGGGCGACAGCTGACACGACCCTCCCTCATCCCACGGTTCCGAAGTCGCGTTACCGACGACAATCTTCACCCAGTAGCCTGCTCAGCAGTTCAAGACCCTTCCACTCGACCCCACCGTTTCGGGTCGAGAACTAGTGTAGAGCTGAGTGATAAGACAACTGTCCACCCGAAACTCTGCGGTGAGCCGCCGGTCTGGTCGTCGAACGGCTGATTCGCTCGCCGCCCCAGCCAGTCACTCCTCGAGACGGTCGAGGATCGCCGAGGGCTCGTAGGCGAGCGACAGCGACCGCGACCGGCCGCGCCCCTCGACGTCGGTGTACTCGGCGTCGATGAGCCCGAGCTGGTCGAGCTTGTTGATAATCTCGGAATAGCGGGTGTACCCGAGGTCGGTCTCCTCGCTGAAGGCCTCGTAAACCTCGCCAGCCTGCTCGCCGTCGTGCTCGGCGAGGACGCGGACCAGCGCGGTCTCGGAGTCCGAGAGCCCGCGGAGGTGCCGGGAGAGGTGGACGTACTTCGCCTTCTCGTAGGCCTCGTCGACGTCCTCGGTGCCGACCTCGGCGGAGCCGCGCATCTCGGCGTTCAGGCCGGCCCGCCGGAGCAGGTCGATGCCCACGCGGAGGTCGCCGCCGCTGTCGGCGGTGTGGGCGGCGACCCGGTCGAGGACCGCCGGCCCGACGGCGTCCTCACGGAAGCCGCGCTTGACGCGCTCCTGGAGGATGTCGACGATCTCGCGCTCGCCGTAGGCGGAGAAGTACACCTCCTCGGGCCGGAACACCGACTGGACGCGGCTGTCGAGTTCGTCGATGACGTTCAGGTCGAGGTCAGAGGAGACGACGATGACGCCGATCTTCGCGCCGGAGTGGGCCTCGTGGGCGCGGAGCAGCGAGTACAGCGTGTCGGAGGCCTCGTCCTCGTAGAAGAGGTAGTTGACGTCGTCGAGCGCGACGACGAGCACCTCGTCCTCCTCG includes:
- a CDS encoding ORC1-type DNA replication protein, with amino-acid sequence MADDDMLSWDESVFRDEHVLELDYLPEAFLHRDEQMETLKYALRPAVRGSRPLNVMARGPPGTGKTTAVHKLFDELTSVSDVEVVRVNCQVDSTRYAVFSRLFEGLFEYEPPTSGISFKKLFGQITDRLVEEDEVLVVALDDVNYLFYEDEASDTLYSLLRAHEAHSGAKIGVIVVSSDLDLNVIDELDSRVQSVFRPEEVYFSAYGEREIVDILQERVKRGFREDAVGPAVLDRVAAHTADSGGDLRVGIDLLRRAGLNAEMRGSAEVGTEDVDEAYEKAKYVHLSRHLRGLSDSETALVRVLAEHDGEQAGEVYEAFSEETDLGYTRYSEIINKLDQLGLIDAEYTDVEGRGRSRSLSLAYEPSAILDRLEE